The sequence below is a genomic window from Chitinophagales bacterium.
ATCCAAAGAATATAAACGATGGTTGGCATAATTAAATGATTTTTTGTTTTAGTGCCGCCTGAATGGTTCCTTCTAAATGTCCGTTCACTACTTTTAATCCGGCGCCTGTATTGGTTAATGTTTCATTGAGTTTAGTAACCTGCACAGGCAGGTGACCCGTTTCTGTTTCTATAGCTCGTAATCCTAATCTTAACTTGGCTAAAAAACTGTTTCCATTACCCCCAATATTCACAAGTAAATGATGAATGCCGATAACAAAATAGATTAATGCGCCAACAAAAAGCAAGACAAGTAAAACAGTTAATATCATTAATTGCGTGTACATTTTATTTTGTTTTATTATGCTCTAATACACATGCAGGACAGCCGGGACAATGGCTTGCATGTTGCTCAATAGCTGCCGCGCCTCCAATAATTTTTACAGCGGTGTTATAAATTTTTGAAACCACCTGGTTGGTTACCGTTAAATAAATTGGTATCTGAATGGTGTTGTTTGCAACTAATTTTCCTTCCGTCCATATCATATGTACTCCTGCTAAAATTTTTCTTGCCGTATTGCGAATAAGAATTAACAGGATGGCTACAACAATGGTAACAACCAGTCCCAATACGAGGCTAATTACCCAAACATTTGTGATTGCTTCTTCACTTACATTTTGCATTACGATTGTTTTTCAGTTTCGTGTAATGCAGTTGCTACAGCGCCGGCATTACTTAAAATAGTATCAGCTTCATTCAAAATATCAATAGCTGTATGATTTGTGTTTTGAAGTTCCCAGATGCTTAGGGTATTTTGTTTGATATTGATTACGATGCCCAATGCAGCTTGTGCAAGTTTTAGAATTCGCCTTGCAGCAATCAGTATAAGAATGAGCAGCGTTGCTGCAATTAATACAATGGCACCTGCTATTGCAAGTCCAATGTAAAACTCATTCCAATATGTTGCATCGTTCATACTATTTTTGTTTTACTTCTTTCATAGCTTCTTTGGAAGCCTTTTGAGTTTTTGGTTTAGAACCGGGACGCACACTATTGTGAAACTGAATTTTGCTATAAAAATAATGCGCTACTTTTTGCAATGTGCTTGCTTCTTCCACATGCCCCCAACCTGAAGGTACATGGTTATTTCTATTCCAGATAACACTTCTGTTTGCATACATCATAGAAAATCTCCGCAGGTTACGAATAAAATATCCCGTAGTTTTTGAGGTTGTTGAAGAAACAATAGTGCCCGGCGGCTTTGTATAAAATGGCGAAAAATTATCCGGAAATCCGGGCATGGTGCAACCGATACAGGGCGCACCCACATTCATACAACCACCTACATGATTAAGTGCGCCACGCTTATTAATATTACATTGAACAACGGGACCCCAGCAGCCTATTTCAACCAGGCACTGTTTGTCACCAAAGCTTTTTGCAAATATGCCTTCTTCATAAAAGCCGCCACGTGTACACGTTTGGTGGACGGTATCAGTAAACAGCCAGGCTGGTCTGCCGAGGCTGTCAAACTCCGGTAAAGGACCAATGCCCTGCAAAAACATTAGAACAGCAGCAACAGTTTCTGTAAAATTATCACCCTGTGGTGCACATCCCGGAATGTTTACCACCGGCAATCCAAATGTGCTTCTGTAATTTTCTCCCAAAAAATCCATCAATCCCATTGAGCCGGTTACGTTGCCTGCAGCCGCAGGAATTCCTCCCCAGGTGGCGCAGGTACCAATGGCAATTACAGCGGCGGCATAAGGCGCCAGCAAAGCCATCATATCTGCAGTAGGAAAAGGTTGTTCTTCTCCATCCACCATACGCTTACCCAATGCTACCCAATAACCACCATTCTCATCATTTTTTCTTTCATCAGGAATTGATCCCTCATAAACAACCACAAATTGTTTTCCAAGCTTGCCCTGCATCGCTAAATGAAATGGCTCCATAAACTCATCACCAGCTTCAACTGATAAAACAGGATGATGTAAATTAATTCGTGGCAAACCCGGCATATTGCCCGTCATTAGGGCTTCCGCAGATGGAGCGGTAGCGCCTACAGTAGAAACAGAGCAGCCATCACAACTCATACCCGCCAGCCAGAAAACATGTATTTCATCAAGAGCATCTGCCTGCAATGTTGGCTGTGAAGTGCCATTGGTATTGAATGGAGGCTGTGGAAAGTCTTTACCGTTTGATGCTTGTTGTAAGGAAACCATATTGGTAATTTCAATAAAGCTAAAAGCATATTTTTACTAAAAGCAAGATATTTTTAGAAAAGATTTTCTAAATGTTGTTTACCTTTTAATCGTAAATCAGATATCACCTTTTTAGTAGATAAAAAGTGAAACATACAAAATCATATATAATGAACCGGGCTCTCAAGCTGTTTAACAATAATGGTTTTGTAAATGTACGTCTGCAGCATATTGCTGATTTTGGTGGTATTAGCGTAGGGCACTTAGCTTATCATTTTAAACACAAAGAGAATATTGTCGAAGTTCTGTATGACGAGTTAAAGGAAACTCAGGAAACATCATTATATGAATTCAGAATGGCCTATCTGTTTGAAGATATTAACCGGCAGCTGCGGGGTATTTTTCAATGCCAGAAACACTACCTGTTCTTTTACCTGGATACACTGGAGGTGTTGCGTGCCTATCCTTCCATAAAAGAAAAACATCAGCAACATATTACCTGGCAGATACAGCAGATAGAATGGATGTTCAATTTTAATGTGGACAGAAATACTTTTAAATTACCCGTTAAGGAGGGGCAATACAATCAGCTGGCGTGGCTTTTTTGGATGACGATGGATAATTGGATGTATGCCCGGCAAATAAAAGGGCTTGACCATTTGCGTGAAGAAGATTTTATCACCGATCTCTGGTCGTTGTTGATTCCGTATTTAACAGCAGAGGCTGAAGAGGAAATAAAAATGTTGAGTAATAATTCAAATTTGCATTTCTAATACTTAATTTTTGAATAGAGTCAGCACCTGGCATATACACATCACAGGACAAGTACAGGGTGTTGGATTTCGCCCGTTCATATACCAGCTTGCCAAAAAATTCCAACTATCCGGTTGGGTAAGTAATAAAGATGACGGAGTTCACATGGAGTTCAATGCTGATAATGTGCTTTCAAAAAAATTTTATAAAGAAATATTAATTAATGCCCCGCAGTTATCTCATATTACTTCCCACATCCTTGAGGAAATTTCCCCCTTTACTTTTTCAGGGTTCAAAATTATTTCCAGCGGAAAAGCAGGCAATCCTATTCTTCTGATATCTCCTGACTTTGCTGTGTGTGTGAATTGCAAGAAAGAGATTGAGAATAAAACAAACCGTCGTTACAACTATGCTTTCACAACCTGTACCCAATGCGGCCCCCGTTATTCCATAATGAAAGATCTGCCGTATGATCGTGAAAATACTGTTATGGAAGTTTTTAAAATGTGCCCCACCTGCAATGCGGAGTATAGTGATCCAATGAACCGCAGGCATTTTTCACAAACCAATTCATGTCCGAATTGCGCTGTTGTAATGAAGTTATTCGATAACAGAAAAGCTCCTATTGAGAACGACCAAGAAAATATCATCCAGAAGATATGTGAATACTGGAATGATGGAAAGATTGTGGCGATTAAAGGTATCGGTGGATACCTGCTCACATGTGATGCAACAAATGCAAACACCATAAAAGAATTACGATCCGGGAAACATCGTCCGGCAAAACCATTTGCATTGATGTTTCCTGATATTCTTTCTTTAGAAGAGGAGGTTTACTTGAATGAAGCAGAAATTACTGAGTTAAAAAGTGTAGCAGCACCAATTGTGCTCTTGCACTTAAAAAATAAAAGCCCTTCAACTATTGCAGTACATGAAATTGCGCCGCGTCTTTCAAGAGTTGGAGTGATGCTTCCTTACACTCCCCTGTACGAATTGCTGCTTCAACAATTCAAAAAGCCAATTGTTGCCACTAGTGGAAACATCAGCAATGCACCTATAACTTTTGAAGATGAAAAGGCACTGTTTAATCTGAATTTTATTGCTGATTATATACTGGTTCATAACCGTGAAATTATTGCGCCACAGGATGACAGTGTGGTTACATACAGCCATTACTTCCAACACCGAATAATGCTTCGACGTGCAAGAGGTTTTGCTCCATTTTATCTCAATAAAAAATTGTCACTTACTGAAAAACCTATAATAGCAGCAGGTGCTATGATAAAGAGCACCTTTACTTTACTGCATCAACAAAACATTCATATCAGCCAATACTTGGGCGACACAGATAATTATGATGCACAAAAAAATTATGAAAAAGCACTTCATCATTTTCTGCACCTCTTTCAGGCACAACCCCAAGTTTTTTTAATAGATAAACATCCCGGTTATTTTACTTCACAATTTGGAGAACAACTTGCAACGAAATGGAATAACGAATTGGTCGCAGTGCAGCACCATGAAGCGCATTTTGCTTCGGTATTAGGTGAGCATAATTTAATCAATAAGCAGGCACCCATACTTGGCGTAATATGGGATGGAACAGGCTTTGGAAACGACGGACAAATTTGGGGCGGAGAGTTTTTTGTTTATCATCAACATCGCTTTATAAGGTTCACTCATTTTGATTATTTCAATTATTTCCTTGGTGATATGATGGCAACCGAACCAAGGCTATCAGCTTTTTCTCTTTGTCATGAAATGGAAGAAGCAACATCTATTCTTCAACCAAAATTCTCACCGGAAGAATGGAAGAATTATCATCAACTAGTTAAAAAAAATAAACTCAAAACTTCCAGCATTGGGCGATTATTTGATGCAGTTGCTTCGCTGCTTGGTCTGATTGATAAGGCAAGCTTTGAAGGCGAAGCTGCCATGCTGCTGGAAGAAGAAGCGCATCATTATTTTAAAAGCGGACTAAACATTCCTGACGAATGGTTAGAGGAAGATGTATGGAAGAGCGGTTTATCAACTCAAACATTAATAAAAGAAATTATAAGAAAGATTAATACAGGAAAGGAGAAATCTGAAATAGCTGCATGGTTTCATGTACAACTTATTTTGGCAGTTAAAAAAGTTGCGACGCAAAACCTAACAGTTCTTGAAGACCAGTTAGGTTTACCGTTTCATAAAATCTGTTTCAGCGGAGGCGTTTTTCAAAATGGATTATTGGTTGACCTCTTGATTAGAATACTTGGAGTTCAATATCAACTATATTTCAACAGGGAACTATCTCCAAATGATGAAAACATTTCTTTCGGACAGTTGGTTAGATATGGAATAGGAGATATGAAATATGAATGATGAAATAAAATAGTCAAACTCCCTTAACATGAAAGAAAATATAATCATTACTAAATCTTTTCAATTTGCGATTAAGATTGTTAAGCAATATAAAATACTCTGTGAAATCAAAAGAGATACGTTTTGAGCAAACAAATGCTTCGGTCGGGAACATCAATAGGAGCAAATGTAAGAGAAGCTCATAATGCGGAGAGTAAAATGGATTTTATTCATAAAATGGGAATAGCCCAAAAAGAAGCTTCTGAAGTAATCTACCGGATAGAGCTTTTATACGAAACAGAATATTTAACCAAAGAAGAATACCATTCCCTTTCAAATGATGCTACCGAACTAATAAAGATTATCAGGAGTATAATTCTATCCTCCAAACAAAACCTGAAAAAATAATAAATATGAGTATGAAATAATAAATATGAAATATGAAACAACACCGTTAAAAATTGGTAATTTACATTGATAACATTTCATCATTCATATTTAACCATAACTCATATTTAATCATGACTCAATTTCATAACTCATATTTCATCATTCATATTTAAACAACATGTGCTTAGCCATTCCCGGTAGAATAAAATCAATCGAACCTTTTAAAGAAGGTTATATGAGTATGGGTAAAGTGGAATTGGGTGGAATTATTAAAGAAATTAACTTACAATTGGTACCTGATGCAAAAGAAAACGATTATGTGCTGGTTCACGTAGGTGTAGCCATAAGCATTGTTGATGAAGAAGAAGCCAAAAGCTCTCTCAAATTTTTAGAACAAATGAATGAACTGGATGAATTATATAACACTGCGGAAGATAATGAAATCACAAAAGAAGAAAGAGTAAAACAGGGTGATGATATCATTTCAAAAATGATCCCATGAAATACTTAACCGAATACCGCGACCCGGTCTTGGCAGCACAATACCTGGATGAGATAAAAAAAACAGTCACCCGTCCATGGACGATCATGGAGGTCTGTGGCGGGCAAACGCATAGTCTGGTGAAGTACGGCCTGCTTCAGATGCTGCCTAAAGAAATTACCATGGTTCATGGCCCTGGTTGTCCGGTTTGTGTTACACCAACTCATCTCATTGACAGGGCTGTTTTTTTGGCTAAGCAAAGCAATATCATCATGTGTTCGTTTGGTGATATGCTACGAGTACCAGGTTCTGAAAAAAGCTTGTTGCAGGCAAAAGCCGAAGGTGCTGATGTTCGCATCTTATACTCGCCTCTGGAAGCGGTAAATCTGGCGCAGCAAAATCCGGATAAGGAGGTTGTATTTTTTGCTGTAGGCTTTGAAACCACTGCTCCTGCGAATGCTTTATCGGTTATACAGGCACATCAATTGGGATTAAAAAATTATTCAATCATTGCTTCGCATGTGTTGGTACCACCGGCTATGGAAGCTTTATTAAGCGACCCTGAAACCGTTGTTCAGGCTTTTTTAGCTGCCGGTCATGTTTGCACCATTATGGGCAACAGTGAATACTATCCTATCGTAGAAAAATATAAAGTGCCAATAGTAGTTACCGGTTTTGAACCGATAGATTTGTTGCACGGAATATTAATGGTGGTACGGCAACTTGAAAAAGGCGAATACAAAATGGAGAATCAATACGCAAGAGTAGTTCGTGAAAGAGGTAATCTTTCTGCCCAGGAAGCTATCAAGGAAATTTTTGAAATAAGCAATCGTATGTGGCGTGGCATGGATATTATTCCGCACAGTGGACTGGAAGTAAAAGAAAAGTATGCAGCTTTCGATGCTACCCAAAAATTTAATGTACCATTAAAAGAGACTAAAGAAAATGAAAGTTGTATTGCCGGTGCCATCATGAAAGGATTAAGAAAACCGTTGGACTGCATCAACTTTGGAACTGCCTGCAAGCCTTCCCATCCCCTCGGTGCACCAATGGTTTCATCCGAAGGTTCCTGCGCTACCTACTATCATTTTTATTCCGCGTTAAACGAAGTTGAAAAAGTGGAAGTTTAGAATCTTCAGCGTGTTAAAAAGGACAACACAAATTATTGACAGGAATGTTTCAGGCTTTAGACAGGCAATGTTCAATATCTTCTAAACATATCTATGTTAGAAACAGAACTTCAAAATAGAAAAATAAAAATGCAGCTCCAGTGCCCTATGCCTCCACTGGACTTTGACATTATCACTCTGGGACATGGAAGCGGCGGGGTGTTAACCCATAACCTGCTAAATACGGGTGTATTTGATATTTTAAAAAATGATTACCTGAACCAACATCATGATGGCGCATTTCTGCAATTGAAAAATCCTGTGGCCTTTTCAACCGATAGCTTTGTGATCACACCAATATTTTTCCCTGGTGGAAATATCGGTGACTTAGCAGTGAATGGAACTCTCAACGATCTAGCAATGTGTGGCGCCATGCCGCGCTATTTTTCCTTGAGTTTTATTATTGAAGAAGGATTAACAATGAAAGAATTTTGGGACATTCTGGTTTCTATCAAATTTGCCTGTGAAGAAGCCAATGTAAAAGTGGTGACCGGCGATACCAAAGTAGTAGAAAGGGGAAAGGGTGATAAAATCTTTGTGAATACAAGCGGCATTGGTGAATTACATCCTAAAGCGAAAATTGCAGCGGCAAATATCAGAGCCGGCGACAAAATAATTGTAAGCGGAAATGTGGCTACTCATGGAGTTGCTATCATGTCAGTAAGGGAAGGATTGGTTTTTGAAACAGAATTAGAAAGTGATACCTGCAACCTTGCCCCGGCGGTAAATAATTTATTGGATCTTTTTGGAGAAGAAATTCTTTTTTTGCGTGACCCCACTAGAGGTGGTGTGGCAACGGTTTTAAATGAATTGGCAAAAGATAGTGGGCTTGGTATTGACCTTTTGCAAAATTTAATCCCTTTAAGCGAACAGGTTGAAGGTGCTTGTGAAATGTTAGGACTAGATCCATTATATGTTGCCAATGAAGGGATTTTTATAACCGCAGTTTCAGCAGAAATTGCAGATCGGGTAGTAGATGTTTTAAAGGCTATGGACACAGGTAAAAATGCAGCAATTATTGGTTCAGTAACCGCCGATCATCCGAAGCAGGTAATTTTAACAAGCAGTATAGGGGGAAGAAGAATGCTG
It includes:
- a CDS encoding TetR family transcriptional regulator, whose protein sequence is MNRALKLFNNNGFVNVRLQHIADFGGISVGHLAYHFKHKENIVEVLYDELKETQETSLYEFRMAYLFEDINRQLRGIFQCQKHYLFFYLDTLEVLRAYPSIKEKHQQHITWQIQQIEWMFNFNVDRNTFKLPVKEGQYNQLAWLFWMTMDNWMYARQIKGLDHLREEDFITDLWSLLIPYLTAEAEEEIKMLSNNSNLHF
- the hypE gene encoding hydrogenase expression/formation protein HypE, whose protein sequence is MPPLDFDIITLGHGSGGVLTHNLLNTGVFDILKNDYLNQHHDGAFLQLKNPVAFSTDSFVITPIFFPGGNIGDLAVNGTLNDLAMCGAMPRYFSLSFIIEEGLTMKEFWDILVSIKFACEEANVKVVTGDTKVVERGKGDKIFVNTSGIGELHPKAKIAAANIRAGDKIIVSGNVATHGVAIMSVREGLVFETELESDTCNLAPAVNNLLDLFGEEILFLRDPTRGGVATVLNELAKDSGLGIDLLQNLIPLSEQVEGACEMLGLDPLYVANEGIFITAVSAEIADRVVDVLKAMDTGKNAAIIGSVTADHPKQVILTSSIGGRRMLNMLTGEQLPRIC
- the hypF gene encoding carbamoyltransferase HypF codes for the protein MNRVSTWHIHITGQVQGVGFRPFIYQLAKKFQLSGWVSNKDDGVHMEFNADNVLSKKFYKEILINAPQLSHITSHILEEISPFTFSGFKIISSGKAGNPILLISPDFAVCVNCKKEIENKTNRRYNYAFTTCTQCGPRYSIMKDLPYDRENTVMEVFKMCPTCNAEYSDPMNRRHFSQTNSCPNCAVVMKLFDNRKAPIENDQENIIQKICEYWNDGKIVAIKGIGGYLLTCDATNANTIKELRSGKHRPAKPFALMFPDILSLEEEVYLNEAEITELKSVAAPIVLLHLKNKSPSTIAVHEIAPRLSRVGVMLPYTPLYELLLQQFKKPIVATSGNISNAPITFEDEKALFNLNFIADYILVHNREIIAPQDDSVVTYSHYFQHRIMLRRARGFAPFYLNKKLSLTEKPIIAAGAMIKSTFTLLHQQNIHISQYLGDTDNYDAQKNYEKALHHFLHLFQAQPQVFLIDKHPGYFTSQFGEQLATKWNNELVAVQHHEAHFASVLGEHNLINKQAPILGVIWDGTGFGNDGQIWGGEFFVYHQHRFIRFTHFDYFNYFLGDMMATEPRLSAFSLCHEMEEATSILQPKFSPEEWKNYHQLVKKNKLKTSSIGRLFDAVASLLGLIDKASFEGEAAMLLEEEAHHYFKSGLNIPDEWLEEDVWKSGLSTQTLIKEIIRKINTGKEKSEIAAWFHVQLILAVKKVATQNLTVLEDQLGLPFHKICFSGGVFQNGLLVDLLIRILGVQYQLYFNRELSPNDENISFGQLVRYGIGDMKYE
- the hypD gene encoding hydrogenase formation protein HypD, with the translated sequence MKYLTEYRDPVLAAQYLDEIKKTVTRPWTIMEVCGGQTHSLVKYGLLQMLPKEITMVHGPGCPVCVTPTHLIDRAVFLAKQSNIIMCSFGDMLRVPGSEKSLLQAKAEGADVRILYSPLEAVNLAQQNPDKEVVFFAVGFETTAPANALSVIQAHQLGLKNYSIIASHVLVPPAMEALLSDPETVVQAFLAAGHVCTIMGNSEYYPIVEKYKVPIVVTGFEPIDLLHGILMVVRQLEKGEYKMENQYARVVRERGNLSAQEAIKEIFEISNRMWRGMDIIPHSGLEVKEKYAAFDATQKFNVPLKETKENESCIAGAIMKGLRKPLDCINFGTACKPSHPLGAPMVSSEGSCATYYHFYSALNEVEKVEV
- a CDS encoding HypC/HybG/HupF family hydrogenase formation chaperone — protein: MCLAIPGRIKSIEPFKEGYMSMGKVELGGIIKEINLQLVPDAKENDYVLVHVGVAISIVDEEEAKSSLKFLEQMNELDELYNTAEDNEITKEERVKQGDDIISKMIP
- a CDS encoding hydrogenase expression protein HypE — translated: MVSLQQASNGKDFPQPPFNTNGTSQPTLQADALDEIHVFWLAGMSCDGCSVSTVGATAPSAEALMTGNMPGLPRINLHHPVLSVEAGDEFMEPFHLAMQGKLGKQFVVVYEGSIPDERKNDENGGYWVALGKRMVDGEEQPFPTADMMALLAPYAAAVIAIGTCATWGGIPAAAGNVTGSMGLMDFLGENYRSTFGLPVVNIPGCAPQGDNFTETVAAVLMFLQGIGPLPEFDSLGRPAWLFTDTVHQTCTRGGFYEEGIFAKSFGDKQCLVEIGCWGPVVQCNINKRGALNHVGGCMNVGAPCIGCTMPGFPDNFSPFYTKPPGTIVSSTTSKTTGYFIRNLRRFSMMYANRSVIWNRNNHVPSGWGHVEEASTLQKVAHYFYSKIQFHNSVRPGSKPKTQKASKEAMKEVKQK